From the Salvelinus alpinus chromosome 32, SLU_Salpinus.1, whole genome shotgun sequence genome, one window contains:
- the LOC139562547 gene encoding uncharacterized protein, translating to MKYKGAKAAWQFDSGFHSPGGFTPVQDTVSQHHTMGTGAGATQPGLAPLSTSPYLPPAYPIQLKEELDDLFYGCCPPAYTGVEETGHYNSLFEPKQARVLGYSASPPLNSPRHQMIPGTWPQAGDQMSPVQSMWSPFPLEVRKCSAGSSQAFLYHSSAEQQPLYSNPQEAYGGPITQTQAPATPDSGYWEVGQEITPTMEGQGSQLYGSWSTDMSTPEYPELPVLSLQDILSELDEECWDGNGLNSYPNEDDLVNC from the coding sequence ATGAAGTATAAGGGAGCTAAGGCTGCGTGGCAGTTCGACTCTGGCTTCCACTCCCCTGGTGGGTTCACCCCTGTCCAGGACACAGTTTCCCAGCACCACACCATGGGGACAGGGGCAGGGGCTACCCAGCCTGGCCTGGCCCCTCTGTCCACCTCCCCCTACCTGCCCCCTGCCTACCCCATCCAGTTGAAGGAGGAGTTAGATGACTTGTTCTATGGATGCTGCCCTCCAGCCTACACTGGAGTGGAGGAGACTGGTCACTACAACTCCCTGTTCGAACCGAAGCAAGCCAGGGTGCTGGGATACAGCGCCAGCCCACCACTGAATAGCCCCAGGCACCAGATGATTCCAGGAACCTGGCCCCAGGCGGGTGATCAGATGTCCCCAGTGCAGTCCATGTGGAGCCCCTTTCCTCTGGAGGTAAGGAAATGCAGCGCAGGCTCCAGCCAGGCCTTCCTTTACCATAGCTCAGCTGAGCAGCAGCCCCTCTACAGCAACCCCCAGGAAGCCTATGGAGGCCCCATTACCCAGACCCAGGCCCCAGCCACCCCGGATTCCGGCTACTGGGAGGTTGGACAAGAAATCACCCCTACGATGGAAGGCCAAGGTTCCCAGTTGTATGGCTCCTGGAGCACGGATATGTCTACCCCAGAATACCCAGAGCTCCCTGTCCTGTCCCTGCAGGATATCCTGAGTGAGCTGGATGAAGAGTGCTGGGATGGAAATGGCCTGAACAGCTACCCAAATGAGGATGATCTGGTTAACTGTTGA